The following proteins are co-located in the Phyllostomus discolor isolate MPI-MPIP mPhyDis1 chromosome 1, mPhyDis1.pri.v3, whole genome shotgun sequence genome:
- the LOC114493084 gene encoding grpE protein homolog 1, mitochondrial — protein MPSTCTVLARVAVMAARCVSLVRRNLPALALSLRPAPRLLCTATKQKNNGQNLEEDVGHSEQKTDPPSTEKTLLEEKVKLEEQLKEATEKYKRALADTENLRQRTQKLVEEAKLYGIQAFCKDLLEVADILEKATQSVPKEEISEDNPHLKNLYEGLVMTEVQIQKVFTKHGLLRLDPLGAKFDPYEHEALFHAPAEGQEPGTVALVNKVGYKLHGRTLRPALVGVVKGA, from the exons ATGCCTAGTACGTGCACAGTGCTGGCGCGGGTGGCAGTCATGGCGGCTCGGTGCGTGAGTTTGGTGCGGCGCAACCTCCCGGCTTTGGCGTTGTCTCTTAG GCCCGCCCCTCGGCTGCTGTGCACGGCCACAAAACAGAAGAACAACGGCCAGAACCTGGAAGAGGATGTGGGGCACAGTGAACAGAAGACAGACCCTCCCTCTACGGAGAAGACACTCCTGGAGGAGAAGGTCAAGCTGGAGGAGCAGCTGAAGGAGGCTACG gagaaatACAAGCGAGCTTTGGCAGATACTGAGAACTTGAGGCAGAGGACCCAAAAACTGGTGGAGGAGGCAAAATTATATG GCATTCAGGCCTTCTGCAAGGACCTGCTAGAGGTGGCAGACATCTTGGAGAAGGCGACACAGTCTGTCCCCAAGGAGGAGATTTCGGAGGACAACCCCCACCTGAAGAACCTCTACGAGGGGCTCGTGATGACCGAGGTGCAGATCCAGAAGGTGTTCACGAAGCACGGCCTGCTCCGGCTGGACCCCCTGGGTGCCAAGTTCGACCCCTACGAGCACGAGGCCCTGTTCCACGCGCCGGCGGAGGGGCAGGAGCCGGGCACGGTGGCGCTGGTGAACAAAGTAGGCTACAAGCTGCACGGGCGCACCCTGCGGCCGGCCCTGGTGGGGGTGGTGAAGGGGGCCTAG
- the LOC114493117 gene encoding transcriptional adapter 2-beta — protein MAELGKKYCVYCLAEVSPLRFRCTECQDIELCPECFSAGAEIGHHRRYHGYQLVDGGRFTLWGPEAEGGWTSREEQLLLDAIEQFGFGNWEDMAAHVGASRTPQEVMEHYVSMYIHGNLGKACIPDTIPNRVTDHTCPSGGPLSPSLTTPLPPLDISVAEQQQLGYMPLRDDYEIEYDQDAETLISGLSVNYDDDDVEIELKRAHVDMYVRKLRERQRRKNIARDYNLVPAFLGKDKKDRERAAKRKVTKEERELRLKLRPLYQFMSCKEFDDLFENMHKEKVLRAKIRELQRYRRNGITKMEESAEYEAARHKREKRKENRGAAGAKRGREDAKDGEFAAIEHLPGFELLSDREKALCSSLSLSPARYVTAKTIIIKDHLQKRQGIPSKSRLPSYLDKVLKKRILNFLTESGWISRDAS, from the exons ATGGCGGAGCTCGGTAAGAAGTACTGCGTGTACTGCCTGGCCGAGGTGAGCCCGCTGCGCTTCCGCTGCACCGAGTGCCAGGACATCGAGCTGTGCCCCGAGTGCTTCTCGGCCGGCGCCGAGATTGGCCACCACCGCCGCTACCACGGCTACCAGCTGGTGGACGGCGGGCGCTTCACGCTTTGGGGGCCCGAGGCCGAGGGCGGCTGGACCAGCCGCGAGGAGCAGCTGCTGCTGGATGCCATCGAGCAGTTCGGCTTCGGGAACTGG GAAGACATGGCCGCTCACGTCGGAGCTTCCCGGACTCCCCAGGAAGTGATGGAGCATTACGTAAGCATGTACATCCACGGCAACCTGGGGAAGGCCTGCATCCCCGACACCATCCCCAACCGGGTGACAGACCACACCTGCCCCAGTGGAGGCCCCCTGTCTCCCAGCCTCACCACCCCCTTGCCTCCCCTAGACATCTCGGTGgccgagcagcagcagctgggctaCATGCCGCTGCGGGACGACTACGAGATTGAGTACGACCAGGACGCTGAGACGCTCATCAGCGGGCTCTCGGTCAACTACGACGACGACGACGTGGAGATCGAGCTCAAGCGCGCCCACGTGGACATGTACGTGCGGAAGCTCCGGGAGCGGCAGCGGCGCAAGAACATCGCCCGCGACTACAACCTGGTGCCCGCCTTCCTGGGCAAGGACAAGAAGGACCGGGAGCGGGCGGCCAAGCGCAAGGTCACCAAGGAGGAGCGCGAGCTGCGGCTGAAGCTGCGGCCGCTGTACCAGTTCATGTCCTGCAAGGAGTTCGACGACCTGTTCGAGAACATGCACAAGGAGAAGGTGCTGCGCGCCAAGATCCGCGAGCTGCAGCGCTACCGGCGCAACGGCATCACCAAGATGGAGGAGTCGGCCGAGTACGAGGCGGCCCGGCACAAGCGCGAGAAGCGCAAGGAGAACCGGGGCGCGGCGGGCGCCAAGCGGGGGCGGGAGGACGCCAAGGACGGCGAGTTCGCCGCCATCGAGCACCTGCCGGGCTTCGAGCTGCTGTCCGACCGCGAGAAGGCGCTGTGCAGCTCCCTCAGCCTGAGCCCCGCGCGCTACGTGACCGCCAAGACCATCATCATCAAGGACCACCTGCAGAAGCGACAGGGGATCCCCTCCAAGAGCCGCCTGCCCAGCTACCTGGACAAGGTCCTAAAGAAAAGGATTTTGAATTTCCTCACGGAGAGCGGCTGGATATCCAGGGATGCTTCCTGA
- the LOC114493116 gene encoding coiled-coil domain-containing protein 96-like produces MDNPSDPSEPPGASETKDGDVVSLASRLSGIKVSSGPQSPAEPTEPEPEAVETSEGEVAAAEPPETAEPPEPAEPTDIPELPEPAGSDEPADLAKLREGPAATEAEGEESRERAEPVEAEPEEPAEPGSAGGPKEPEEKEREEAPEDKENEKEEEASEEERKKAPLSISLQLYGAARETVEPILEEEAEYEEIESKGVEGSRAKSDLWQKDRNEQPEFEDSEWTEEVQRLQEEQLRSELLDQYRSLMVERSHYQRYNSYLQHKICQALRKKKGLDVVEAPDMGPEPEAPEKEHAYISYLAVLEELRKQRADDLAWYHQELAQLKQQCKENLSRVEKEWRRFQALKKQVVMQAMGSCRMRGGRKAALREVEQLQALEEKKEKEMSAVRLENVQLKQSLVHFETRMRAQEDTTEGLLLIDFEQLKIENQTFNEKVEERNEELLKLRNKVDNNVRIITHVKEMLHFVDIENAGRNSQLLEADSQVALRRDILTKTKQARDGLRIDNVRLSRKCGLLGKEALLRDMEEKAGKTALLKERLESLKRHHAGLTLSCKGMRRKIQEAKAFLPS; encoded by the coding sequence ATGGACAACCCCTCCGACCCCTCCGAGCCCCCTGGGGCCTCTGAGACGAAAGACGGAGATGTAGTGAGCCTAGCCTCGCGGCTGTCCGGGATCAAGGTCAGCTCTGGTCCCCAGTCCCCGGCCGAACCCACGGAGCCGGAGCCGGAAGCCGTAGAGACTTCGGAGGGAGAGGTCGCCGCGGCCGAGCCCCCCGAGACGGCTGAGCCTCCTGAGCCCGCTGAGCCCACCGACATCCCCGAGCTCCCCGAGCCAGCCGGGTCGGACGAGCCGGCCGACCTCGCCAAGCTCCGGGAAGGGCCGGCGGCCACCGAGGCTGAGGGCGAAGAGTCCAGAGAGCGGGCAGAGCCGGTCGAGGCCGAGCCAGAGGAGCCAGCCGAGCCGGGGTCCGCAGGCGGACCCAAGGAACCGGAGGAGAAAGAGCGGGAGGAGGCGCCGGAGGACAAGGAGAAcgagaaggaagaggaggcatcggaggaggaaaggaagaaagcccCATTGAGCATCTCTCTGCAGCTGTACGGGGCTGCCCGGGAGACGGTTGAGCCAAttctggaggaggaagcagagtaCGAGGAGATCGAAAGCAAGGGTGTGGAGGGAAGCAGGGCGAAAAGCGACCTCTGGCAGAAAGACCGGAACGAGCAACCCGAGTTCGAGGACTCGGAATGGACAGAGGAGGtgcagaggctgcaggaggaGCAGCTGCGCTCTGAGCTCCTGGACCAGTACCGCTCCCTGATGGTGGAGCGGAGCCACTACCAGCGCTACAACTCCTACCTGCAGCACAAGATCTGCCAGGCGCTGCGCAAAAAGAAGGGCCTGGATGTGGTCGAGGCGCCCGACATGGGCCCGGAGCCCGAGGCCCCTGAGAAGGAGCACGCGTATATCAGCTATCTGGCGGTGCTGGAGGAGCTCCGGAAGCAGCGGGCCGACGACCTGGCCTGGTATCACCAGGAGCTGGCCCAGCTGAAGCAGCAGTGCAAGGAGAACCTCTCCAGGGTGGAGAAGGAATGGCGAAGGTTCCAGGCGCTCAAGAAGCAGGTGGTGATGCAGGCCATGGGCAGCTGTCGGATGAGGGGCGGTCGCAAGGCCGCTCTGCGGGAGGTGGAGCAGCTGCAGGCcctggaggagaagaaggagaaggagatgaGCGCCGTGAGGCTGGAGAACGTGCAGCTGAAGCAGAGCCTGGTGCACTTCGAAACCCGGATGAGGGCGCAGGAGGACACCACCGAGGGCCTGCTGCTCATCGACTTCGAACAGCTGAAGATCGAGAACCAGACGTTCAACGAGAAGGTGGAGGAGCGGAATGAGGAGCTTCTGAAGCTGCGCAACAAAGTGGACAACAACGTGCGGATCATCACCCACGTGAAGGAAATGCTGCACTTTGTGGACATCGAGAACGCGGGCAGGAACTCTCAGCTCTTGGAGGCGGACAGTCAGGTGGCCCTGAGGAGGGACATCTTGACCAAGACGAAGCAAGCCCGAGACGGTCTGCGGATTGACAACGTCAGGCTGAGCCGGAAGTGCGGGCTGCTGGGCAAGGAGGCGCTCCTCCGGGACATGGAAGAGAAGGCGGGCAAGACGGCGCTGCTCAAGGAGCGCCTGGAGTCGCTGAAGCGCCACCACGCCGGACTCACTCTGTCCTGCAAGGGCATGAGGCGCAAGATCCAGGAGGCCAAGGCCTTCCTCCCCTCCTGA